One window of Nymphaea colorata isolate Beijing-Zhang1983 chromosome 1, ASM883128v2, whole genome shotgun sequence genomic DNA carries:
- the LOC116248731 gene encoding armadillo repeat-containing protein LFR, translating to MQKKEQSKGSAGAAGGGTTASGAKRGRPFGSTTGSSSLLAAHGDSAAPSTLLGPSLHVQSSFADQNNKRIVLALQSGIKSELTWALNTLTLLSFKEKDDIRRDATPLAKIPGLLDALLQVVDDWRDVAYPKDALRPSRIRTLGANCVVSGFGFEYDALGSSDTVSSLSSKAGPANSKGTTDKGSENQPLQWWSQDDVLFNLDEDGRAERQQCAVAASNIIRNFSFMPENETIMAQHRHCLETVFQCINDHLTEDEELVTNALETIVNLAPLLDLRIFSSSKASYIEVTEKDAVQAIMGMLNSPIKAWHLAASELLGRLIINPDNEPFLLPFFPQIYKRLVDILSMPAADAQAAAVASLFNLVEVNMDCRLRLASERWAIERLLRVIRQPHPVPEVSRKAAMILESLASEPQNRAVLLAHENTFAEMLFSDSRHSDSFARILYELTSRPNTRVAAARGVWGM from the exons ATGCAGAAGAAAGAGCAGAGTAAGGGCTCCGCCGGAGCTGCAGGAGGCGGCACAACCGCCTCCGGAGCCAAGAGGGGACGACCCTTCGGAAGCACCACCGGTAGCTCCTCCCTGCTGGCCGCTCACGGCGACTCCGCCGCCCCGTCGACGCTCCTCGGCCCCTCCCTCCACGTCCAGAGCTCCTTCGCAG ATCAGAACAATAAAAGGATAGTATTAGCTTTGCAAAGCGGGATAAAGAGTGAATTAACATGGGCTCTGAACACGCTGACATTGCTCTCCTTCAAAGAGAAGGACGATATCAGGAGGGATGCGACTCCCCTTGCGAAAATTCCAGGATTGCTGGACGCTCTCCTGCAAGTT GTAGATGATTGGCGTGATGTAGCTTATCCTAAAGATGCTTTAAGGCCTAGCAGGATCAGAACGCTGGGTGCTAATTGTGTTGTCAGTGGCTTTGGGTTTGAGTATGATGCATTGGGCTCAAGTGATACAGTCTCTAGCCTAAG CTCCAAAGCTGGTCCAGCGAATTCAAAGGGAACAACTGATAAAGGCTCAGAAAACCAGCCTTTGCAATGGTGGTCTCAGGATGACGTTCTATTTAACCTAGATGAAGATGGACGGGCGGAAAGGCAACAATGTGCTGTTGCTGCTTCAAATATAATCCGCAATTTCTCCTTTATGCCTGAAAATGAGACTATTATGGCCCAGCATAGACACTGCTTGGAAACTGTCTTTCAGTGCATAAATGACCATCTCACTG aggatgaGGAACTGGTCACGAATGCACTTGAAACAATTGTCAATTTGGCTCCATTGCTGGATCTTCGGATATTCAGTTCATCAAAGGCATCTTATATAGAAGTAAC AGAGAAGGATGCTGTTCAAGCAATTATGGGGATGCTGAACTCTCCAATCAAGGCTTGGCACTTGGCAGCCTCTGAATTGCTTGGAAGATTGATAATAAATCCAGATAATGAGCCCTTCCTACTTCCCTTTTTTCCCCAG ATATACAAGCGTTTGGTCGACATTCTAAGCATGCCAGCAGCTGATGCACAGGCAGCAGCAGTGGCTTCACTTTTTAACTTGGTAGAAGTTAACATGGATTGCCGGCTGAGGCTTGCAAGTGAGAGATG GGCAATTGAGCGGCTGCTTAGGGTAATCAGGCAACCACATCCTGTGCCAGAGGTTTCAAGAAAGGCTGCCATGATATTGGAGAGCCTCGCTTCCGAGCCACAAAACAGAGCTGTTCTTTTGGCACATGAGAATACCTTTGCGGAGATGCTGTTCTCAGATAGCAGGCACTCTGATTCTTTTGCACGGATTCTTTATGAGTTGACATCAAGGCCAAATACCCGAGTTGCTGCAGCTCGTGGAGTATGGGGCATGTAA